The proteins below come from a single Salinilacihabitans rarus genomic window:
- a CDS encoding putative manganese transporter yields MAEPLTILLESLRDGYVQVSVFVAVTVLAFGLVQYRTDGALLRAIEDRESLQPLLGGLLGLTPGCGGAIVVMPLYVRGTVSFGTVVATLGATAGDSAFVILALAPEAALYAYGVALLASVTTGYLVDTVGLGVSRVDAAVARLSPAATDGGTAVAGGGAVRPNPAHDYPTCAPTHAHESGPDRRSAILTPLSHAAHVAWWVAAAGGLVVGTLYLLRGGPETALVVGLGFDGAFTVFGLAGAVLSLYLYAVGRHYVGEGTVARARDSFSSVYDTLTHAAMETSFVTVWVIVALLAYEYGVVLTGLDVAAVASAAGVLAPIGGAAVGLIPGCGPQILLAGVYAEGGLPFSALAANAVAQDGDALFPLLAVDFRAAVVATVYNAVPAVVVGVALHFLWGPVLGLPEFGFGVL; encoded by the coding sequence GTGGCTGAACCGCTGACGATCCTGCTCGAATCGCTGCGCGACGGCTACGTGCAGGTGAGCGTCTTCGTCGCGGTCACCGTCCTCGCGTTCGGGCTCGTTCAGTACCGGACCGACGGCGCGCTGTTGCGCGCGATCGAGGACCGGGAGTCGCTCCAGCCGCTGCTCGGCGGCCTGCTCGGACTGACCCCCGGCTGTGGCGGCGCCATCGTCGTGATGCCGCTGTACGTCCGCGGCACCGTCAGTTTCGGCACCGTCGTCGCGACGCTGGGGGCGACCGCGGGCGACTCCGCGTTCGTCATCCTCGCGCTGGCGCCCGAGGCGGCGCTGTACGCCTACGGCGTCGCCCTCCTCGCCTCGGTGACGACCGGCTACCTCGTCGACACCGTCGGCCTCGGCGTCTCACGGGTCGACGCGGCCGTCGCGCGGCTCTCGCCCGCCGCGACCGACGGCGGGACCGCGGTCGCCGGCGGCGGCGCCGTCCGCCCCAATCCCGCCCACGACTACCCGACCTGCGCGCCGACCCACGCCCACGAGTCGGGTCCGGACCGCCGTTCGGCGATCCTCACGCCCCTCTCGCACGCCGCCCACGTCGCGTGGTGGGTCGCGGCCGCCGGCGGCCTCGTCGTCGGGACGCTCTACCTGCTACGCGGCGGCCCCGAGACGGCCCTCGTCGTCGGCCTCGGCTTCGACGGCGCGTTCACCGTCTTCGGCCTCGCCGGCGCCGTCCTGTCGCTGTACCTCTACGCCGTCGGCCGCCACTACGTCGGCGAGGGGACGGTCGCCCGCGCCCGCGACTCGTTCTCGTCGGTCTACGACACCCTCACCCACGCGGCGATGGAGACCAGTTTCGTCACCGTCTGGGTGATCGTCGCCCTGCTGGCCTACGAGTACGGCGTAGTGTTGACCGGCCTCGACGTCGCCGCGGTCGCCTCCGCCGCCGGCGTGCTCGCCCCCATCGGGGGCGCCGCCGTCGGGCTGATCCCCGGCTGTGGCCCCCAGATCCTGCTGGCGGGCGTCTACGCCGAGGGCGGCCTCCCGTTCTCGGCGCTGGCGGCCAACGCCGTCGCCCAGGACGGCGACGCCCTCTTCCCGCTGCTGGCCGTCGATTTCAGGGCCGCGGTCGTCGCCACGGTCTACAACGCCGTGCCCGCGGTCGTCGTCGGCGTGGCGCTGCACTTCCTGTGGGGACCGGTCCTCGGGCTGCCGGAGTTCGGCTTCGGCGTGCTCTGA
- a CDS encoding TMEM165/GDT1 family protein codes for MSDFIEIVLTAFVLQLLALPGEKGQLVIAGLATEHDPYMVVAGAATAFGGWTAIEILLGNGLTGALPAVYLDAITAGLFVVFAVWLLYATPDDGSRPPGKPVTDGGSRFLESVQSSVPPRFRGFLPSFSLMVVGEFGDKTQLVTIGLAVQYGATSAIWIGEMLAIVPVSLVTALVFRRTADRFDRAWVHRVAAVTFGLFALDIAAEYAVGTSILPL; via the coding sequence ATGAGTGACTTCATCGAGATCGTACTCACCGCCTTCGTCCTGCAGTTGCTTGCCCTCCCGGGAGAGAAGGGACAACTGGTCATCGCGGGCCTGGCGACGGAGCACGACCCGTATATGGTCGTCGCGGGCGCGGCGACGGCGTTCGGCGGCTGGACGGCGATCGAAATTCTGCTCGGGAACGGCCTCACGGGCGCGCTTCCGGCGGTCTACCTCGACGCCATCACCGCCGGTCTCTTCGTCGTCTTCGCGGTCTGGCTCCTGTACGCGACGCCGGACGACGGCTCCCGACCGCCCGGGAAACCGGTTACGGACGGCGGGTCCCGATTCCTCGAGTCGGTGCAGTCGTCGGTTCCGCCCCGATTTCGCGGCTTCCTGCCGTCGTTCTCGCTGATGGTTGTCGGCGAGTTCGGCGATAAGACCCAACTGGTCACCATCGGCCTCGCCGTCCAGTACGGGGCGACGTCGGCGATCTGGATCGGCGAGATGCTCGCTATCGTCCCGGTCAGCCTCGTCACCGCGCTGGTCTTCCGCAGGACCGCCGACCGGTTCGACCGGGCGTGGGTTCACCGCGTCGCGGCGGTCACGTTCGGACTGTTCGCGCTGGACATCGCCGCCGAGTACGCCGTCGGAACGTCGATCCTCCCGCTGTAG
- the uvrB gene encoding excinuclease ABC subunit UvrB, whose protein sequence is MSDAQGPLQPDRPDVDRPFEVDAPFEPAGDQPGAIEQLAEGFRSGMDEQTLLGVTGSGKTNTVSWLIEEVQQPTLVIAHNKTLAAQLYEEFRTLFPNNAVEYFVSYYDYYQPEAYVEQTDTYIDKDASINDEIDRLRHSATRSLLTREDVIVVASVSAIYGLGDPRNYVDMAMRLEVGEEVGRDELLARLVDLNYERNDVDFTQGTFRVRGDTIEIFPMYGRYAVRVELWGDEIDRMRKVDPLEGEVESEEPAALIHPAEHYSIPESRLERAMEEIREDLDKRISYFERQGDLIAAQRIEERTTFDLEMMQETGYCSGIENYSLYLSDRESGEAPYTLLDYFPDEFLTVVDESHVTLPQVRGQYAGDKSRKDSLVENGFRLPTSYDNRPLTFEEFEEKTDRTLYVSATPGDYEYEHSDRVVEQIVRPTHLVDPKVEVSPASGQVDDLLDRIDERVARDERTLVTTLTKRMAEDLTEYLEEAGVAVEYMHDETDTLERHEIIRSLRLGEIDVLVGINLLREGLDIPEVSLVAILDADQEGFLRSETTLVQTMGRAARNVNGEVILYADAVSNAMESAIEETQRRRRIQREFNEEHGHEPTTIEKEVGETNLPGSKTDTSDVSGRSLADEDDAARYVAELEERMREAANNLEFELAADIRDRIAEVREEFDLDGGDGDEGIAPPAEEF, encoded by the coding sequence ATGAGCGACGCGCAAGGGCCCCTCCAGCCGGACCGTCCCGACGTCGACCGACCGTTCGAAGTCGACGCCCCCTTCGAGCCCGCGGGCGACCAGCCCGGGGCGATCGAACAGTTGGCCGAGGGCTTTCGGTCGGGGATGGACGAACAGACCTTGCTCGGCGTCACGGGGTCGGGGAAGACCAACACCGTCTCGTGGCTCATCGAGGAGGTCCAGCAGCCGACCCTCGTGATCGCCCACAACAAGACGCTCGCGGCCCAACTGTACGAGGAGTTCCGGACCCTCTTTCCGAACAACGCCGTCGAGTACTTCGTCTCCTACTACGACTACTACCAGCCCGAGGCGTACGTCGAGCAGACGGACACCTACATCGACAAGGACGCCTCGATCAACGACGAGATCGACCGCCTGCGCCACTCGGCGACCCGCTCGCTGCTGACCCGCGAGGACGTCATCGTCGTCGCCTCGGTCTCTGCCATCTACGGGCTGGGCGACCCGCGCAACTACGTCGACATGGCGATGCGCCTCGAAGTCGGCGAGGAGGTCGGCCGCGACGAGTTGCTCGCGCGGCTGGTGGACCTGAACTACGAGCGCAACGACGTCGACTTCACCCAGGGGACGTTCCGGGTGCGCGGCGACACGATCGAGATCTTCCCGATGTACGGCCGCTACGCCGTCCGCGTGGAGCTGTGGGGCGACGAGATCGACCGGATGCGCAAGGTCGACCCCCTCGAAGGCGAGGTCGAAAGCGAGGAGCCCGCGGCGTTGATCCACCCGGCCGAGCACTACTCGATCCCCGAGTCCCGGCTCGAACGGGCGATGGAGGAGATCCGCGAGGACCTCGATAAACGCATCTCGTACTTCGAGCGACAGGGCGACCTGATCGCCGCCCAGCGCATCGAGGAGCGGACGACGTTCGACCTCGAGATGATGCAGGAGACGGGCTACTGCTCGGGGATCGAGAACTATTCGCTGTACCTCTCCGACCGCGAGTCGGGCGAGGCACCGTACACCCTGCTCGACTACTTCCCCGACGAGTTCCTCACGGTCGTCGACGAGTCCCACGTCACCCTCCCGCAGGTCCGGGGCCAGTACGCCGGCGACAAGTCCCGGAAGGACTCGCTGGTCGAGAACGGCTTCCGGCTCCCCACGAGCTACGACAACCGGCCGCTGACCTTCGAGGAGTTCGAGGAGAAGACCGACCGGACGCTGTACGTCAGCGCCACGCCGGGCGACTACGAGTACGAGCACAGCGACCGGGTCGTCGAACAGATCGTCCGGCCGACCCACCTCGTCGACCCGAAGGTCGAGGTCTCGCCCGCCAGCGGGCAGGTCGACGACCTGCTGGACCGCATCGACGAGCGCGTCGCACGCGACGAGCGCACCCTCGTGACGACGCTCACCAAGCGCATGGCCGAGGACCTCACCGAGTACCTGGAGGAGGCCGGGGTGGCCGTCGAGTACATGCACGACGAGACCGACACGTTAGAGCGCCACGAGATCATCCGCTCGCTGCGGCTGGGCGAGATCGACGTCCTCGTCGGCATCAACCTCCTGCGCGAGGGGCTGGACATCCCCGAGGTGAGCCTCGTCGCCATCCTCGACGCCGATCAGGAGGGCTTTCTCCGCAGCGAGACGACGCTCGTCCAGACGATGGGGCGGGCAGCGAGGAACGTCAACGGCGAGGTGATCCTCTACGCCGACGCGGTCTCGAACGCCATGGAATCGGCCATCGAGGAGACCCAGCGCCGTCGCCGGATCCAGCGGGAGTTCAACGAGGAGCACGGCCACGAACCGACGACGATCGAGAAGGAAGTCGGCGAGACCAACCTGCCGGGGAGCAAGACCGACACTTCGGACGTCTCCGGGCGCTCGCTCGCGGACGAGGACGACGCCGCCCGCTACGTCGCGGAGCTCGAAGAACGGATGCGGGAGGCGGCGAACAACCTCGAGTTCGAACTCGCCGCCGACATCCGCGACCGGATCGCGGAGGTCCGCGAGGAGTTCGACTTAGACGGCGGCGACGGGGACGAGGGGATCGCGCCGCCGGCCGAGGAGTTCTGA
- a CDS encoding ORC1-type DNA replication protein — protein sequence MADDPEGGMLSWDESVFKNEHVFEIDYVPETFRHRDSQMRSLTYALRPAVRGSRPLNVMVRGPPGTGKTTGIQKLFDEVGAQTREVRTIRVNCQVNSTRYSVFSRLFEGTFDYEPPSSGISFKKLFGQIAEKLVEEDRVLVVALDDVNYLFYENEASDTLYSLLRAHEEHPGAKIGVIVVSSDPTLEVIDELDSRVQSVFRPEDVYFPVYDQPEIVDILGERVERGFHDGVISRDVLEHVADRTAESGDLRVGIDLLRRAGLNAEMRASRVVELEDVEKAYETSKYVNLSRSLAGLTENERALLEVIAEHDGSQAGEVYEAFRERTDLGYTRYSEIVNKLDQLGLIDADYADVEGRGRSRALSLAYEREAVLDRLD from the coding sequence ATGGCAGACGACCCCGAGGGGGGGATGTTATCGTGGGACGAGTCCGTGTTCAAGAACGAGCACGTCTTCGAGATCGACTACGTCCCCGAGACGTTCCGCCACCGCGACTCGCAGATGCGGAGCCTCACCTACGCGCTGCGACCGGCGGTCCGGGGGTCGCGCCCGCTGAACGTCATGGTCCGCGGGCCGCCCGGGACGGGCAAGACGACGGGGATCCAGAAGCTGTTCGACGAGGTCGGCGCCCAGACCCGCGAGGTCCGTACCATCCGCGTCAACTGTCAGGTAAACTCGACGCGCTACTCCGTCTTCTCGCGGCTGTTCGAGGGCACGTTCGACTACGAACCGCCCTCCAGCGGCATCTCCTTCAAGAAACTGTTCGGCCAGATCGCCGAGAAACTCGTCGAGGAGGACCGCGTCCTCGTCGTCGCGCTCGACGACGTCAACTACCTCTTCTACGAGAACGAGGCCTCCGACACGCTCTACTCGCTGCTGCGCGCCCACGAGGAACACCCCGGCGCGAAGATCGGCGTCATCGTCGTCTCCTCCGATCCCACCCTCGAAGTGATCGACGAACTCGACTCGCGCGTCCAGAGCGTCTTCCGTCCCGAGGACGTCTACTTCCCCGTCTACGACCAGCCCGAGATCGTCGACATCCTCGGCGAGCGCGTCGAGCGGGGCTTCCACGACGGCGTCATCTCGCGGGACGTCCTGGAGCACGTCGCGGACCGCACCGCCGAGAGCGGCGACCTCCGGGTGGGGATCGACCTCCTTCGGCGTGCGGGGCTCAACGCCGAGATGCGCGCGAGCCGCGTCGTCGAACTCGAGGACGTCGAGAAGGCCTACGAGACCTCGAAGTACGTCAACCTCTCGCGGAGCCTCGCCGGCCTCACCGAGAACGAGCGCGCCCTGCTGGAGGTGATCGCCGAGCACGACGGCTCGCAGGCCGGCGAGGTCTACGAGGCGTTCCGCGAGCGGACCGACCTCGGCTACACCCGCTACTCCGAGATCGTCAACAAACTCGACCAGCTCGGGCTGATCGACGCCGACTACGCCGACGTCGAGGGCCGAGGCCGCTCGCGGGCGCTCTCGCTGGCCTACGAGCGCGAGGCGGTTCTGGATCGGCTCGACTGA
- a CDS encoding helix-hairpin-helix domain-containing protein — protein MDLESIPGVGEKTARALADLDDPERALRTGDVAALARAPGITRGRAARIARGAIRREHDDPGGFLATDRAREVYREVLSLCTERAVTRYGAARLETFYPSSRRSRIEEARAFVREAIQRDPDPDVLDALAGVEPLEPPGDVRVRDRCLATTDAERYAEAREAVPELPVEVVEDAQGLAELARGYATVVALDEEFAGVAVDGDVRVRPDALDDPAEIVPERALAFFARNRESLRAAAAVHRAAGLDADCDLEALEAGLERLAADGTVAGDDELDRLTAAVDDLDAAVGTAESVANDRLREAIRERDVTIEGSDLLSLVERGAGVDSLLSRELADDHAAAVEAAREHLIETLDLDAGEADLARRAFGDEPTFPVERDENAVSRLREELTAAKERRAARLKRELAADLAAQREGAQRLVRDALELDVELAVSRFARDFECTMPEFVWDAGEGVGFRIEGGRSPLLDEPLAEIDPVDYEVSGVALLSGVNSGGKTSTLDLVASVVVLAHMGFPVPAASVRLRRFDDLHYHAKTQGTLDAGAFESTVREFADLAGGGEGSLVLVDELESITEPGASAKIIAGILETLDENDATAVFVSHLAGEIRETADFPVTVDGIEAVGLVDGELEVNRSPVKDHLARSTPELIVEKLAGEADGGRSAGGEVAFYDRLLEKFE, from the coding sequence ATGGACCTCGAATCGATTCCGGGCGTCGGCGAGAAGACCGCCCGCGCGCTGGCGGACCTCGACGACCCCGAGCGCGCGCTCAGGACCGGCGACGTGGCGGCGCTCGCGCGCGCTCCGGGGATCACGCGGGGTCGCGCGGCGCGCATCGCGCGCGGGGCGATCCGCCGCGAGCACGACGACCCCGGCGGCTTCCTCGCGACCGACCGCGCCCGCGAGGTCTACCGCGAGGTCCTCTCGCTGTGCACGGAGCGGGCCGTCACCCGCTACGGCGCCGCCCGCCTCGAGACGTTCTACCCCAGTTCGCGCCGGTCGCGCATCGAGGAGGCACGGGCGTTCGTCCGCGAGGCGATCCAGCGCGACCCGGACCCCGACGTACTCGACGCGCTGGCCGGCGTCGAACCGCTCGAACCGCCCGGCGACGTCCGGGTGCGCGACCGCTGTCTGGCGACGACCGACGCCGAACGCTACGCCGAGGCCCGCGAGGCGGTCCCCGAACTCCCGGTCGAGGTGGTCGAGGACGCCCAGGGGCTGGCCGAACTCGCGCGCGGCTACGCGACCGTCGTCGCCCTCGACGAGGAGTTCGCGGGCGTGGCCGTCGACGGCGACGTCCGGGTCCGGCCGGACGCCCTCGACGACCCCGCGGAGATCGTTCCCGAACGCGCGCTGGCGTTTTTCGCGCGCAACCGCGAGAGCCTGCGGGCGGCCGCCGCCGTCCACCGCGCGGCCGGCCTCGACGCCGACTGCGACCTCGAAGCGCTCGAAGCGGGCCTCGAACGCCTCGCCGCCGACGGCACCGTCGCGGGCGACGACGAACTCGACCGGCTGACGGCGGCGGTCGACGACCTCGACGCGGCCGTCGGCACCGCCGAGAGCGTCGCCAACGACCGCCTGCGGGAGGCGATCCGCGAGCGGGACGTCACGATCGAGGGCTCGGACCTGCTCTCGCTGGTCGAGCGCGGCGCCGGCGTCGACTCGCTGCTCTCCCGGGAACTCGCCGACGACCACGCCGCGGCCGTCGAAGCCGCCCGCGAGCACCTGATCGAGACGCTCGATCTCGACGCCGGCGAGGCGGATCTCGCCCGGCGGGCGTTCGGCGACGAGCCGACGTTTCCCGTCGAGCGCGACGAGAACGCGGTCTCGCGGCTGCGCGAGGAACTGACGGCCGCGAAGGAGCGCCGCGCCGCCCGCCTCAAGCGCGAACTGGCCGCCGACCTCGCCGCCCAGCGCGAGGGTGCCCAGCGACTCGTCCGGGACGCCCTCGAACTCGACGTCGAACTCGCCGTCTCGCGGTTCGCCCGCGACTTCGAGTGTACGATGCCGGAGTTCGTCTGGGACGCCGGCGAGGGAGTCGGCTTCCGGATCGAGGGCGGGCGCTCGCCGCTGCTGGACGAACCCCTCGCGGAGATCGATCCCGTCGACTACGAGGTCTCGGGCGTCGCCTTGCTCTCGGGGGTCAACAGCGGCGGGAAGACCTCGACGCTCGACCTCGTCGCGAGCGTCGTCGTGCTGGCGCACATGGGGTTTCCCGTGCCCGCCGCGTCGGTGCGCCTGCGGCGGTTCGACGACCTCCACTACCACGCCAAGACCCAGGGCACTCTCGACGCGGGGGCGTTCGAGTCCACGGTCAGGGAGTTCGCCGACCTCGCCGGGGGCGGCGAGGGGTCGCTCGTGCTCGTCGACGAACTGGAGAGCATCACCGAACCCGGGGCCAGCGCGAAGATCATCGCGGGCATCCTCGAGACGCTCGACGAGAACGACGCGACGGCGGTGTTCGTCTCCCACCTCGCCGGCGAGATCCGCGAGACGGCCGACTTCCCGGTGACCGTCGACGGCATCGAGGCCGTCGGCCTGGTCGACGGCGAACTCGAAGTGAACCGCTCGCCGGTCAAGGACCACCTCGCGCGCTCGACGCCGGAGTTGATCGTCGAGAAACTGGCCGGCGAGGCCGACGGGGGCCGGTCGGCCGGTGGCGAGGTCGCCTTCTACGATCGACTGCTGGAGAAGTTCGAGTAG
- a CDS encoding DUF192 domain-containing protein — protein MRSPPRLPAIVAAVVLLAAVGGCLGPALDGEGDDETDPGADESDGGDGNATATFLAAEGNATVTLEVAATLEEQREGLMFRESLPEDHGMVFVYDEADERSFWMKNTYVPLDMIFVAPNGTVLNVEHADPEPDASDGELERYHSDGDAQYVIELEQGFANETGVGPGTEVVFHDDLDEREESVGRQGAF, from the coding sequence ATGCGTTCGCCGCCACGACTCCCCGCGATCGTCGCCGCAGTCGTTCTCCTCGCCGCCGTCGGCGGCTGTCTCGGCCCCGCCCTCGACGGCGAGGGCGACGACGAGACGGACCCCGGAGCGGACGAAAGCGACGGAGGCGACGGGAACGCCACCGCGACGTTCCTCGCCGCGGAGGGGAACGCGACGGTCACTCTCGAAGTCGCCGCCACGCTCGAAGAACAGCGGGAGGGGCTGATGTTCCGCGAGTCGCTGCCCGAGGACCACGGGATGGTGTTCGTCTACGACGAGGCCGACGAGCGCTCGTTCTGGATGAAGAACACGTACGTCCCGCTGGACATGATCTTCGTCGCGCCGAACGGCACGGTGCTGAACGTCGAGCACGCCGACCCCGAACCCGACGCGTCCGACGGCGAACTCGAGCGCTACCACAGCGACGGGGACGCCCAGTACGTGATCGAACTCGAACAGGGGTTCGCGAACGAAACCGGCGTCGGGCCGGGCACCGAGGTCGTCTTCCACGACGACCTCGACGAGCGGGAGGAGAGCGTCGGCCGGCAGGGCGCTTTTTGA
- a CDS encoding SagB/ThcOx family dehydrogenase: MTDDALDAREYHERTKHSPESVRESGHRLDFDNKPRPYKVYEDRPRRSLARSIRPPQQPALSAVAEPTADGRPGRRPDVDALTTLCYDAVGITKVIERAGRTLRFRAAATTGALYHVDLYVVCADLDGDPGLDAGVYHFDPRTLSLDVLREGDHRGVLADATGHEGVASAPVSVVATSTWWRNAWKYRERTFRHAFWDSGTTLANLLAVAHALDLRAEVVTGFADRAVADLLGVDPAREAPLELVAVGEGDPAPDPRSVEPIDPATAPLSPDERAFPPIREAWTAGVLDDGEAAAAWRAGRPPGPVVGSAPDAPDRETVALDPVDRETASSRPLHRTIRRRGSCRAYERDPISFRKFSTVLDRAVRGVPMDVRRADDPPLSFVEPYLVVNGVEGLDPGAYRYRPAAGELDRLRRGECRREAGHLALDQRLGADAAACAYFMIDLDAATDALGDRGYRVAQLEAALTAGRLYLATYAHRDLGGTGLTFYDDVVTEFLEPAAAGLTPAFLYTIGRPA; the protein is encoded by the coding sequence ATGACCGACGACGCCCTCGACGCCCGCGAGTACCACGAGCGGACGAAACACTCCCCCGAGAGCGTCCGGGAGAGCGGCCACCGCCTCGACTTCGACAACAAACCCCGGCCGTACAAGGTCTACGAGGACCGTCCGCGTCGGTCGCTCGCCCGGTCGATCCGCCCGCCCCAGCAACCCGCACTCTCCGCGGTGGCCGAACCGACCGCCGACGGCCGCCCCGGCCGGCGACCCGACGTCGACGCGCTCACGACCCTCTGTTACGACGCCGTCGGGATCACGAAGGTGATCGAGCGCGCGGGGCGGACGCTGCGCTTCCGCGCGGCGGCGACCACCGGCGCGCTCTACCACGTCGACCTGTACGTCGTCTGCGCCGACCTCGACGGCGACCCGGGCCTCGACGCCGGCGTCTACCACTTCGACCCGCGGACGCTCTCGCTCGACGTCCTCCGGGAGGGCGACCACCGCGGCGTCCTCGCGGACGCGACGGGCCACGAGGGGGTCGCGTCGGCGCCGGTCTCGGTCGTCGCCACCTCGACGTGGTGGCGCAACGCCTGGAAGTACCGCGAGCGGACCTTCCGGCACGCCTTCTGGGACTCGGGGACGACGCTCGCGAACCTGCTCGCGGTCGCGCACGCGCTCGACCTGCGCGCCGAGGTCGTGACGGGGTTCGCCGACCGCGCGGTCGCCGACCTGCTCGGGGTCGACCCCGCCCGCGAGGCGCCGCTGGAACTCGTCGCCGTCGGCGAGGGCGACCCCGCGCCCGACCCGCGATCGGTCGAGCCGATCGACCCGGCGACCGCGCCGCTCTCGCCGGACGAGCGGGCGTTCCCGCCGATCCGCGAGGCGTGGACCGCGGGCGTCCTCGACGACGGGGAGGCGGCCGCGGCGTGGCGCGCGGGCCGCCCGCCGGGACCCGTCGTCGGGAGCGCGCCGGACGCCCCGGACCGCGAGACCGTCGCCCTCGACCCCGTCGACCGCGAGACGGCGTCGAGCCGGCCGCTCCACCGGACGATCCGCCGTCGCGGCTCCTGCCGGGCGTACGAGCGCGACCCGATCAGCTTCCGGAAGTTCTCGACGGTGCTCGACCGCGCCGTGCGGGGGGTCCCGATGGACGTCCGGCGCGCGGACGACCCGCCGCTGTCGTTCGTCGAGCCCTACCTCGTCGTCAACGGCGTCGAGGGGCTCGACCCGGGCGCCTACCGGTACCGGCCCGCGGCGGGCGAACTCGACCGCCTGCGACGGGGCGAGTGTCGCCGCGAGGCCGGCCACCTCGCGCTCGACCAGCGCCTCGGCGCCGACGCGGCCGCCTGCGCGTACTTCATGATCGACCTCGACGCCGCCACCGACGCGCTCGGCGACAGGGGGTACCGCGTCGCCCAGCTGGAGGCCGCCCTGACCGCCGGGCGACTCTACCTCGCGACGTACGCCCACCGCGACCTCGGCGGGACGGGGCTGACGTTCTACGACGACGTCGTCACCGAGTTCCTCGAACCGGCCGCGGCGGGGCTGACGCCGGCGTTCCTCTACACGATCGGACGTCCCGCGTGA
- a CDS encoding M48 family metallopeptidase: MVRPTARLLHLRLAVTLLGLLVAGLAATAALAVVVAAAGLGVVGVVVAFLPVVEPETLPTGPAAGALVALVTLVLVGAVLWTERDAPEYAVAATGARPVDEEGDADLLALVGSVAQRSDTPVPRVYVAPTETPLSLTTGFTAERARLIVSEGLRSRLDRRELEAVVAHELAHVKNRDAAVMTAAALPLGAAERVRDLLSGPTAGVAHGQPSRAGVADAFVTVSLALVAPVWLVAHLLTASLSRGREFAADDGAVAITGDPAALASALERIDATLAERPTADVRETVVAAFAIAEPRRDEPRGLLAPVRRVVRRAFATHPDPRRRLERLRRRAREQETA; the protein is encoded by the coding sequence ATGGTCCGGCCCACCGCCCGTCTGCTGCACCTCCGGCTGGCCGTCACGCTGCTCGGCCTCCTCGTGGCCGGCCTCGCGGCGACGGCAGCCCTCGCCGTCGTCGTCGCCGCCGCCGGCCTCGGCGTCGTCGGAGTCGTCGTCGCCTTCCTCCCCGTCGTCGAACCCGAGACCCTCCCGACCGGTCCGGCGGCCGGCGCGCTCGTCGCCCTCGTCACGCTCGTCCTCGTCGGTGCGGTGCTCTGGACCGAGCGCGACGCGCCCGAGTACGCCGTCGCCGCGACCGGTGCGCGCCCCGTCGACGAGGAGGGCGACGCGGACCTGCTCGCGCTCGTGGGGTCGGTCGCCCAGCGGTCCGACACCCCCGTGCCGAGGGTCTACGTGGCGCCGACGGAGACGCCGCTGTCGCTGACGACCGGGTTCACCGCCGAGCGCGCCCGACTGATCGTCAGCGAGGGACTGCGCTCGCGTCTCGACCGCCGCGAACTCGAGGCCGTGGTCGCCCACGAACTCGCCCACGTGAAGAACCGCGACGCGGCGGTGATGACCGCGGCCGCCCTCCCTCTCGGGGCGGCCGAACGCGTCCGCGACCTGCTGTCGGGGCCGACGGCCGGCGTCGCACACGGCCAGCCGAGTCGCGCGGGCGTCGCCGACGCGTTCGTCACCGTGAGCCTGGCGCTCGTCGCCCCGGTCTGGCTCGTCGCGCACCTCCTGACCGCCTCGCTGTCGCGCGGCCGGGAGTTCGCCGCCGACGACGGCGCGGTCGCCATCACCGGCGACCCGGCCGCACTCGCGAGCGCCCTCGAACGCATCGACGCGACGCTCGCGGAGCGACCGACGGCCGACGTCCGCGAGACGGTGGTCGCCGCGTTCGCCATCGCCGAGCCCCGTCGAGACGAGCCACGCGGCCTCCTCGCGCCGGTTCGGCGGGTCGTCCGGCGAGCCTTCGCGACCCACCCCGATCCGAGGCGGCGGCTCGAGCGACTGCGGCGACGCGCTCGCGAGCAGGAGACGGCGTGA